The region ATGCAAACACAATGCTTGCAGCAGCTGAAGCTTTAGGTAGGAGGGAAACTATGGAGCTTTATAAGAAAGCACGGTCAATCAAAAAGAAGTTGCATGGAGAGGATGCTGACCGTCCTCTTATCAATATTGATAATTAGATTTCGCTCTTTGGATGCCTTAGGCAAGCCCATATAGAATCTTTATTCAGTTATGTAGTAATACTGCTGTCAAACGTTAGGAATTTGAGAGGGTGTAGCTTGACCTCATAGCATGAATATCCTCTAATAGGTTCAAGATATATATTGCTCACCTTTTTAAGATGTCTTATGGTTTCTCTAATTCTTTAAATAGCTTACTTAGGTTGAGGGATGTCTGATTTTCAGCGTTACGTTTAATTGACTGATTTAGGTAACAGTACTTTTCAATAACCGGAAGTATTCAATTTCTAATTCTTGTAGCACATGAGACCCAACTGTAGTTATGTTCTCAAGGTTTGTTTCTCCTAGACTACTGTTATCTATCTACGAACAGGGTTTCAATAGGCCTGTGAAATAGAGGATGATGAAGAGCATGATTTCCATGTCTTTTGTACAGAGCATCAAATTGTCTACAAGGTTGAGCGTCTTTAGACTTCTGTACTGCCATGAATTACTTGATATCTAACTAATGGAGAGTAGTTCTTTTTATAGCTTGAATTATGAGCAATGATCGATTTAAAGCCTCTATGGGATTCTAGTTTATCTCAGATAAGCATCAGATTCTATATACAGATAAAATGAGCGATTAGTAAAAGCAGCCAATCATCTTGACCTTGACCTTTAGATTACGCTTATAAGAACAATGAAGTTTTTATGAGCGAAAGTAGGAATCAAAGCGTACTGACATACTCACCTCAGAACCGCTAGGGAGCCTATAGCATTTTTCTATACCCCATTCTCTAGGAATAATTTTTATACCGGTTACACCTTTAGGAAGTGGCGAGGAGGCCATGCGCGCTCGATCCATTGAAAGGACAATTAATTAAAAGATAAGCTTTTCTAACATCTTTATTAATTTCTGCAATGATCAAAAGTACTTCCCTGGAGATAAATTTTTACTATTTTTATTAGCTTATAGTTGCTTTTTGTTCTTATGTTCAATTAGTCCGCATTAATGCTAATGAAAATAACTTTTACTTTTGGTTCTGAGGAAATTGACTGCAAAGAGTTTGCTGATGCAATCGGGGTTGAATCTAATGTGGATGAAGCCGATAACGTGACAATATCCTATGAACTCAATAAAGAAGATCTTAAAAATATTGAGGGCTTGAAGAAACTAAGGATGGAAGAACTTTGTAGACAATTCTTTGATGATATTTTAGCCGAAGAGACGATATCAGTTCGCTGGCATAATAATTGACTTTAAGTAAATTCTCCAGTTGCAATTTCGTTTGATCTAGCTATTAGTACTAGTAGTGATAATTTTATGGCATTCGAATACTTAATTGTTCCAATAGCAGGAGTGTTGTTTTGTCCTTTTACGATAATTTTTCTGTTTGATATGCGAAATGAGCTAAGGATGAAAAATGGTTCACATATTTCTTCCAAAGTTGCCTGACTCATAATGGTTTTAGCAGAACTTTGGTTTGATACTCAGTCTTTGATATAGCTGGGTTTAAAAGTGTCTGATAGATTTCTTGCGTAATTTACTTTACAAAAAACATTAGGGCTAATTTTTGCACTTCTCAATAGGCCTCTAGCCATAGAAAATTTTTATTCTGAGGGCCTTCCTTCTTATTTGTACCTATTGATTAATAGTTAAACTCCTTTGTCGGATTGCAATAAAAAATTAGTCGTTCAAAGAAGCACATAAAAAAGCCCCTATCTTATGGAGAAGGAGGCTTCAGAAAGACTGAGGGATCCCCATCACCCAGACTTTTCAAAACCTTAGCAAGTATTTTTGGCCTTGGGAGTACTATTGACACTAGATATAGAATTCTCTTAACGATTCTTTGCCTTCATGACCCTATCAGTAGTAGGGGTTGCCTACCGAAAGGAATATAGTTATAAATAGTATCCCCATCACCCAGACCCTTGGGACGCTATCCCTAGGGTCTTTTTCTTGAAATTTGAGCTTTTCTCTAGATTGCCTGTCAAAAATACGAATAGCCTGTGGAAAAGCTGGCCAGAAACTAGTCGTTTTGCGTAAGCAAATGTTGTTTTTTAATCTTTATATTTTGATTTTAAAAAGTTAGAGAAAAATATTTGAGTATAGAAAATCTATTCAGAGCAAACTTTTTCTTGAAAACTAGCTTTAAATGATGATTCTTCTTCTATGCCAATGCACTTAAGCTCTGATTGAACAGATTTTCGATTTTGTGTATCTTTCGAATTATTGAAGATTTCTTCAATAATAGGCTTTGCGCATCTATTGCCTGTCTCGAAAGGTGATTCCCCAACCATTTGACCCTCTGTGAAGCATTCGCAGAAATCAGGAGTTAGATTCTCTCCATACAATTCTTCCATGCCTGAGTTCATGCATTCTTTGTATTTGGATTTTCTTTCAGACTGACAGCTAGTCATAAACACCAATAAAATTGGAGTAAGTAGGAATAGGGGAATACTTTTTTTCATTATTCAAAATTTAATTATTTGGAGGATTTTCCCAAAGAACTCAGGGAATGAGCCTATTACAATAAGCAGAATCCCTATCAAGACGGCAATATATGCTGCGTCATACATTAAATCTTTAGAGTTGTATTTCTTTGTCATCAGTTTTTAGAGTCTGAGGATTGGTAAATCAAATTCCACGGATTAATGAACTATTTTCTATGCTTATGGGAAGAAAACGTAAAATTAACCTTGGCTCCAATATCTCATATCAATTCTTTTAACGCCTTTATGGGAATTTTTTTGATTAGCTATCACATCACTATTTGTACTGATTGGAGTTGGATCCCTATAAATAAGGCTGATTATGACCTTCCCTATAAGAATAAGTAGTTAAGGTCTAATTAGAGAATAATTCTACTCATAAGCAATTTGTTAATTTCAACTGTTAATCAATATAAGAAGCTGATTTAATTGTTTAGCTTTATACAAAAAAATCAAGCTTGGGATCTTCTTCAGATACTTTAGAAATATATTTTATGTCTTGCTCTTCTTTCAGGCCATATTCTTTAGAGATTTTGATGATCAACTGCTCTAATGCTTGGGACCATACTTCTTCTGTATATGCCCACATTTTCTCACTAAACCTTTCATTAAAACCCTTATCACTTTGCCTTTTGCTATCTATCTGACTTATTTTCTTTAGCCCCTCATCACTTGAAAGTGATTTAACTTTGTAATATCCCATCATCATCATCTTGATACTAAATTTCTGCTTTTCATCCTCATATTTATTAAGAGCCTCTTTTCGACATCTTTCTGCAAATTCAGGTGATAAAGTCATGATAAAGATGCTTTTAGAGATATGATGCCTCAGGGACAAAACTGATGAATCAAGTCTACTTTAACGAGTTTTTTAATAGCTTCCATTGAATAAATAAATTTGTTCAAAATTGATTCCCAAGAAATCAAAATGTGCTGTTAATTTTATATGAATACCTTGATTGCAAACATTTCTTTCCCTTGAAAGTCCTAAAAATTACGGGAAAGGATATTGTATATGAAACAATTTTTTTAAGTTTCTTATAGCTTAAGTTAAATAAATGGGAATGTCTATATCGTAAGCATGATAGCTATTTTAATCTGTAATTGATGAAATCTATTTCTGGGAATTATTGGGTTTAAGTTTATAACTATATGCTGATATTCTGCTCAAACTTTTAGTTTGATCCATGAAAGTAGTTTTATTGCTTTCTTAGTAGCTCATAGCATGAGAGAAGAGTTTCAAAATTTAAAAAATTAATTCATTAAAATGATCGCTTCAATCATCTTTCTTAGCTTTTCTAATTAAAGGATTCCTTGGAAAGAAAAAGGTTACAAGCCTTCCGAAGAAATAACTGCCAATAAGTCCTAAAGCTAAACCAGCTGCATATAGAAGGTTTGCTTGGCTGCTTGTAGTAAGTATTGGATGCATTTTAGAGAGAAGCAAAGCTCTCAAAAGGGTTTTAAACAGTAGAAGCTTAGTTTATTTGACTAAGCTTCTACTGTTTAAAATGCCAAAATCTCTGAGAATTCTTATTTAACCGTTGTCTTCAACATCAAATTTCGAGAGATTGGGACCTGCTATTGCTCCCACGACTGCAAAAAGAATTAATGAAATCACTCCAGCTGCTGCTGCAGAGGGTGTAAAACCACCTAGCGCGATAGTAGATAAAAAATTCATAAGAAAAGCCAAGGCATGGCATTGATTATCCGGAGAGCATACAAACTTACAGATCAAATAATAAGAGATTTACATTATATCTTCTTATTTAGTTGGATTAATCGGAAAGTATGAATAGTTTTGCCTTCTAAAGCCAGATTTAGATTTGCAGATGGTTTTAGGGGGTTGGTTTTGAAGCTATCAAATAAAGCCGTTTTAAATATGATGTCATTTAAACAATGGCTTTTATATCAACCCTAATGAACCTGCTGTAAGCCCTACGGTTAAGAAAAAAGCAAATTCAAGCAAGTCTCTACTCCCAGTTGGAATTGAATTAAGAACAACGTAAAATCGTTGAGTCATTTGAACCTTGTACTCACAGGTTCAGAGAGGCTAGTAAATTTTTTTTCTGAATGCGTTTTAAAAATCATAAATTGCTCTTAAAAATTAGATTTTCTACTTATTTCAGCATCTTTGGGAAATTTAAATCTTTAATACCTATTAGAAAACTTCAGTTCCCATAGTTAGCAATCAAAAGTTTTTTGATAGTTTGAAGGAATTTCTTTTTTTTATCAAAAAATGATCTTTCATCCTATTGCCTCATTGCAATTTAATCCGCTGCATTGAAGTCTTATCAAACAATGTAAAATAAAATTATGGAAATCAGGACTTGCTTTGTCTAAAGCAAGTATAAATATTTGTATGGATATTAGTGTCATTGCAAGGTGTTGAGACCAATGTATTCCTACTTGATCAAGACCATTTTTATCAAATTCAGTTTGGGACATATTAAATGATTAATTTGTTTAATATGTGAACATAAAAGATTGAATGTAAATTTATTTGGGGAGCGACCAAAGAGCTTTAAGGCGGTTTTAAAATAGCTAGACTGGGGTTCTGAAATAAAAAAACCGCCTTAAAGGCGGTTTTTCGTTGAGCTCCTTAGTCAGTGTTACCTAGTTTCCACTGAACAAGGAGGCTCTCTCCTCACAGTGAGTATTTTCACGCATTGAGTGATTTATTGCAAGAATATGACCCCTTGTTCTCATTAAATGACATTTTATGAAATAGTTTGCGTGAAGTAGTCTCTATAATTGGCTTTGAATCCAATAGGGCTTTGCGATTTCTTTTTAGACTCAAATGAAATTCTTTCAAAAACAAAAATTAAAAAAACTAATAATTTCTAATGGACTCTAAGCTTGTTTTTATTTACGATGGGGAGTGTCCATTTTGCAAGCATTTTGCTGAATTGCTTGAATTAAAAAGTGGTCTACCTGATATTTCCATCCTAAACGCAAGAGAGAATTTGCCTGAAATAACTTCTTTATTAAATAGAGGCTATGATATTGATAATGGTGCAATTCTTCTTAAAGATGAAGAAGTTTTGCATGGGGCAAATGCTATTAATTGGATTTGTAGCCGCATTGATAAGCCTTCAGATTCATTATTGAAAATTCTTTCTATTGTTTTTTTCTCAAAGAAGCGAACAAATTTCATTTTCCCATTGCTTATTATTGCGCGAAGATTTGCACTTCTTTTGAAAGGTGTTTCTAGAAAGTTGATTTGCTGATTACTAAAGAAGGTATGAAAATTCTTTAACCAAAAAATTGTCTTCATAATTATATTTTAAATGGCCTTATCCTTATTGCTCTTTGCAATTTTTAGAGCAATTAATCCACCTCCGGCATTAAATAAATGCTTTACTCTTTCATTGAAATCAAAAGGTCCATAGAAGAAACTTGCTATAGCAACTGTTGATATGGGCATGACCGCTAATTTCCATGATTTCTGCCGGAACCCCCAGACAATGGAAGTTATAGGTGAAATTAAACCTGCTACCACTCCAATCAGCCATGGACTACATCTAGCCCTTCTATAAGAAGAAATAGACAAGTCATTTTTACAGACTTTTAATTGGCATTCGCTTAATCTGAAGTATTCACTTTGAGGAATTCGAACGTCCTTGAATTTTTTATGTAACTTCCTTTCTAGTTGTTCATATTGATTTGTAGATAGGACTTTTATAATTTCATCTGGTTTAAGAACATTCATTCTCTTTTTAATATTCTGAGTCACACCGATTTTGTACAGGTCCTTATTTCGGATTAGATAGACATACCCACTCACTCATTTATTGATCATCTAATTTTATATCTTAGTTCTTTTTTGCTTTTTTAAGTGAGCATGCCTTGGCTTTTCAAATTAACAATTAGAGCAAAATTCTCCTTTCTTTGCGTTAAGACATTTTCTTAATGACTCAAATTATAATCATGGGAAGCATTCTAAATCCAAGCAAAATTAAAAGATATTAAAAACATATCTCGCTAAAAGCAAGATATAGCAATGTATTTGATATTTACTTCTTTATTAAAATTACTTAGATGTTAGCTTTGATTGAATCTTAGTCCTTTACAACATAAATATCCTTGGCATAGAAGCTGGAATAGCCGTCCTTAGCTCTCCAGCGGAAAAGAACTATATGAACTGGTATAACAAATAAGGCATGAAAGAAGGTAAGCAGGAAGAAATCCCAAGGGATGCCTGGTTGTCCGTACATTGCAAAAAGAGGTGAAAGAAGCATTTCTGTAGAGGTTTCGAGCTTTGTTCATTCATTTTGCCTCTTAAATACTTAATTCGTACTATCAATATTTAAAAATTAATGCGTTTTAAAAAAACACTCTGTTCTTGACTGCCATTATTTAGTTGATATACATATAAGATAGCGCTTCTCAGATCGTTGAGACACATTGCTATAATTGGGGTTTAGAGCGACTTTAGGGAGAAAATATTGTGACCTCTGCGAAATTTTTCGCATGCTATGGATTAGATGATTTAAATGATTGGTAAATCATTTAAATATCTTTCTAAGACTCCTTTATTAATTGTTTTGATTTTATCGAAAAATGATTGCTAGACCATCAACGTTCATTTGATCTTTAGATGATGCTCTATTTATTATTAGATAACTTTTTGTATGACCATGATGGTTAGTTAA is a window of Prochlorococcus marinus subsp. marinus str. CCMP1375 DNA encoding:
- a CDS encoding DCC1-like thiol-disulfide oxidoreductase family protein; translated protein: MDSKLVFIYDGECPFCKHFAELLELKSGLPDISILNARENLPEITSLLNRGYDIDNGAILLKDEEVLHGANAINWICSRIDKPSDSLLKILSIVFFSKKRTNFIFPLLIIARRFALLLKGVSRKLIC
- a CDS encoding GIY-YIG nuclease family protein — protein: MSGYVYLIRNKDLYKIGVTQNIKKRMNVLKPDEIIKVLSTNQYEQLERKLHKKFKDVRIPQSEYFRLSECQLKVCKNDLSISSYRRARCSPWLIGVVAGLISPITSIVWGFRQKSWKLAVMPISTVAIASFFYGPFDFNERVKHLFNAGGGLIALKIAKSNKDKAI